From Triticum urartu cultivar G1812 chromosome 2, Tu2.1, whole genome shotgun sequence, a single genomic window includes:
- the LOC125537501 gene encoding uncharacterized protein LOC125537501 isoform X5, protein MVTAAAVQCGQTDGCATAFCASWAASARAEDRTAARRPMAAAAEPRDTVFAAGRCHAGHRPLAAAAAVCYAPGRLIEKDAGPECILGHAGAVVHGRLGVQRWEQPGRRMSPLREEPSRDISELIRARVRLRVLVAGSLKGPPSRSRTRPPFQPEATDSGQRWMDTWINACPPYQVRCVVDVDRSAAALMA, encoded by the exons ATGGTAACTGCTGCCGCTGTGCAGTGCGGGCAGACCGATGGTTGCGCCACCGCGTTTTGCGCCTCGTGGGCTGCCTCTGCCCGGGCTGAGGACCGCACTGCCGCACGCCGGCCGATGGCCGCCGCCGCGGAGCCGCGAGACACCGTGTTTGCTGCCGGGCGTTGCCATGCCGGGCACCGGCCGTTGGCCGCTGCCGCCGCTGTGTGTTACGCGCCTGGCCGCCTCATCGAAAAAGATGCAGGCCCGGAGTGCATCCTCGGCCACGCCGGGGCCGTGGTCCATGGCCGCCTCGGGGTGCAGCGCTGGGAGCAGCCGGGCCGAAGGATGTCGCCGCTCCGCGAGGAGCCTAGCCGAG ATATTTCCGAGCTGATTCGTGCGCGCGTGCGTCTGCGGGTGCTTGTTGCAGGTAGCTTGAAAGGACCCCCTAGTCGGTCACGCACTCGGCCGCCATTTCAGCCTGAAG CCACTGATTCAGGCCAGAGATGGATGGACACCTGGATCAACGCATGCCCGCCCTATCAGGTCCGGTGTGTTGTTGACGTCGATCGGTCGGCGGCGGCCTTGATGGCCTAA
- the LOC125537501 gene encoding uncharacterized protein LOC125537501 isoform X9 — protein MVTAAAVQCGQTDGCATAFCASWAASARAEDRTAARRPMAAAAEPRDTVFAAGRCHAGHRPLAAAAAVCYAPGRLIEKDAGPECILGHAGAVVHGRLGVQRWEQPGRRMSPLREEPSRGSLKGPPSRSRTRPPFQPEVPKPLIQARDGWTPGSTHARPIRSGVLLTSIGRRRP, from the exons ATGGTAACTGCTGCCGCTGTGCAGTGCGGGCAGACCGATGGTTGCGCCACCGCGTTTTGCGCCTCGTGGGCTGCCTCTGCCCGGGCTGAGGACCGCACTGCCGCACGCCGGCCGATGGCCGCCGCCGCGGAGCCGCGAGACACCGTGTTTGCTGCCGGGCGTTGCCATGCCGGGCACCGGCCGTTGGCCGCTGCCGCCGCTGTGTGTTACGCGCCTGGCCGCCTCATCGAAAAAGATGCAGGCCCGGAGTGCATCCTCGGCCACGCCGGGGCCGTGGTCCATGGCCGCCTCGGGGTGCAGCGCTGGGAGCAGCCGGGCCGAAGGATGTCGCCGCTCCGCGAGGAGCCTAGCCGAG GTAGCTTGAAAGGACCCCCTAGTCGGTCACGCACTCGGCCGCCATTTCAGCCTGAAG TGCCAAAGCCACTGATTCAGGCCAGAGATGGATGGACACCTGGATCAACGCATGCCCGCCCTATCAGGTCCGGTGTGTTGTTGACGTCGATCGGTCGGCGGCGGCCTTGA
- the LOC125537502 gene encoding uncharacterized protein LOC125537502, translated as MSYPCLRRAAVPVKRVWLGLRGRLGLRRSTGLGELRREVRTCEYDDVHVMWELLSGMDGSAPRKYVHVAATAAMVDAAARKKLRGRRRARRADAESAAWSRLFSSCCAF; from the exons ATGTCGTACCCCTGCCTTCGCCGCGCCGCCGTGCCGGTAAAGCGGGTCTGGCTCGGCCTCCGCGGGCGCCTCGGCCTCCGTCGATCCACCG GTCTTGGCGAGCTTCGCAGGGAGGTCCGAACGTGCGAGTACGATGATGTGCACGTCATGTGGGAGCTGCTCAGCGGCATGGACGGCAGCGCGCCGCGCAAGTACGTGCACgtagccgccaccgccgccatggTTGACGCCGCCGCCCGGAAGAAGCTGAGGGGGAGGAGGCGGGCGAGGAGGGCCGATGCCGAATCCGCCGCGTGGAGCCGCCTCTTCTCCTCCTGCTGCGCCTTCTGA
- the LOC125537501 gene encoding uncharacterized protein LOC125537501 isoform X4, with amino-acid sequence MVTAAAVQCGQTDGCATAFCASWAASARAEDRTAARRPMAAAAEPRDTVFAAGRCHAGHRPLAAAAAVCYAPGRLIEKDAGPECILGHAGAVVHGRLGVQRWEQPGRRMSPLREEPSRDISELIRARVRLRVLVAGSLKGPPSRSRTRPPFQPEVPKPLIQARDGWTPGSTHARPIRSGVLLTSIGRRRP; translated from the exons ATGGTAACTGCTGCCGCTGTGCAGTGCGGGCAGACCGATGGTTGCGCCACCGCGTTTTGCGCCTCGTGGGCTGCCTCTGCCCGGGCTGAGGACCGCACTGCCGCACGCCGGCCGATGGCCGCCGCCGCGGAGCCGCGAGACACCGTGTTTGCTGCCGGGCGTTGCCATGCCGGGCACCGGCCGTTGGCCGCTGCCGCCGCTGTGTGTTACGCGCCTGGCCGCCTCATCGAAAAAGATGCAGGCCCGGAGTGCATCCTCGGCCACGCCGGGGCCGTGGTCCATGGCCGCCTCGGGGTGCAGCGCTGGGAGCAGCCGGGCCGAAGGATGTCGCCGCTCCGCGAGGAGCCTAGCCGAG ATATTTCCGAGCTGATTCGTGCGCGCGTGCGTCTGCGGGTGCTTGTTGCAGGTAGCTTGAAAGGACCCCCTAGTCGGTCACGCACTCGGCCGCCATTTCAGCCTGAAG TGCCAAAGCCACTGATTCAGGCCAGAGATGGATGGACACCTGGATCAACGCATGCCCGCCCTATCAGGTCCGGTGTGTTGTTGACGTCGATCGGTCGGCGGCGGCCTTGA
- the LOC125537501 gene encoding uncharacterized protein LOC125537501 isoform X11 encodes MVTAAAVQCGQTDGCATAFCASWAASARAEDRTAARRPMAAAAEPRDTVFAAGRCHAGHRPLAAAAAVCYAPGRLIEKDAGPECILGHAGAVVHGRLGVQRWEQPGRRMSPLREEPSRGKRRPGHGLLPKFALDGIKNDALEIFPS; translated from the exons ATGGTAACTGCTGCCGCTGTGCAGTGCGGGCAGACCGATGGTTGCGCCACCGCGTTTTGCGCCTCGTGGGCTGCCTCTGCCCGGGCTGAGGACCGCACTGCCGCACGCCGGCCGATGGCCGCCGCCGCGGAGCCGCGAGACACCGTGTTTGCTGCCGGGCGTTGCCATGCCGGGCACCGGCCGTTGGCCGCTGCCGCCGCTGTGTGTTACGCGCCTGGCCGCCTCATCGAAAAAGATGCAGGCCCGGAGTGCATCCTCGGCCACGCCGGGGCCGTGGTCCATGGCCGCCTCGGGGTGCAGCGCTGGGAGCAGCCGGGCCGAAGGATGTCGCCGCTCCGCGAGGAGCCTAGCCGAGGTAAACGTCGACCGGGCCATGGGTTGCTGCCGAAGTTTGCTTTGGACGGCATTAAAAACGATGCACTAGAG ATATTTCCGAGCTGA
- the LOC125537501 gene encoding uncharacterized protein LOC125537501 isoform X1 encodes MVTAAAVQCGQTDGCATAFCASWAASARAEDRTAARRPMAAAAEPRDTVFAAGRCHAGHRPLAAAAAVCYAPGRLIEKDAGPECILGHAGAVVHGRLGVQRWEQPGRRMSPLREEPSRAPAPVPRTPRADAGGRGHATTRRLETCAAVPLCRVRRARTTRRRAWAAAGDNEMRQGTLGIWSCRRNLAASRASRTSPVTD; translated from the exons ATGGTAACTGCTGCCGCTGTGCAGTGCGGGCAGACCGATGGTTGCGCCACCGCGTTTTGCGCCTCGTGGGCTGCCTCTGCCCGGGCTGAGGACCGCACTGCCGCACGCCGGCCGATGGCCGCCGCCGCGGAGCCGCGAGACACCGTGTTTGCTGCCGGGCGTTGCCATGCCGGGCACCGGCCGTTGGCCGCTGCCGCCGCTGTGTGTTACGCGCCTGGCCGCCTCATCGAAAAAGATGCAGGCCCGGAGTGCATCCTCGGCCACGCCGGGGCCGTGGTCCATGGCCGCCTCGGGGTGCAGCGCTGGGAGCAGCCGGGCCGAAGGATGTCGCCGCTCCGCGAGGAGCCTAGCCGAG CGCCTGCGCCTGTGCCGCGAACGCCTCGGGCTGATGCGGGAGGTCGAGGCCACGCGACCACGCGCCGTCTGGAGACCTGCGCCGCCGTGCCGCTCTGCAGGGTGAGGCGTGCTCGCACCACGCGCCGGAGGGCATGGGCTGCCGCCGGGGACAACGAGATGCGTCAAGGAACGCTGGGCATCTGGTCGTGTCGGAGAAACCTTGCTGCCTCTCGGGCATCAAGGACGTCGCCGGTGACGGATTGA
- the LOC125537501 gene encoding uncharacterized protein LOC125537501 isoform X2 has translation MVTAAAVQCGQTDGCATAFCASWAASARAEDRTAARRPMAAAAEPRDTVFAAGRCHAGHRPLAAAAAVCYAPGRLIEKDAGPECILGHAGAVVHGRLGVQRWEQPGRRMSPLREEPSRDISELIRARVRLRVLVAGSLKGPPSRSRTRPPFQPEGTVPKPLIQARDGWTPGSTHARPIRSGVLLTSIGRRRP, from the exons ATGGTAACTGCTGCCGCTGTGCAGTGCGGGCAGACCGATGGTTGCGCCACCGCGTTTTGCGCCTCGTGGGCTGCCTCTGCCCGGGCTGAGGACCGCACTGCCGCACGCCGGCCGATGGCCGCCGCCGCGGAGCCGCGAGACACCGTGTTTGCTGCCGGGCGTTGCCATGCCGGGCACCGGCCGTTGGCCGCTGCCGCCGCTGTGTGTTACGCGCCTGGCCGCCTCATCGAAAAAGATGCAGGCCCGGAGTGCATCCTCGGCCACGCCGGGGCCGTGGTCCATGGCCGCCTCGGGGTGCAGCGCTGGGAGCAGCCGGGCCGAAGGATGTCGCCGCTCCGCGAGGAGCCTAGCCGAG ATATTTCCGAGCTGATTCGTGCGCGCGTGCGTCTGCGGGTGCTTGTTGCAGGTAGCTTGAAAGGACCCCCTAGTCGGTCACGCACTCGGCCGCCATTTCAGCCTGAAGGTACAG TGCCAAAGCCACTGATTCAGGCCAGAGATGGATGGACACCTGGATCAACGCATGCCCGCCCTATCAGGTCCGGTGTGTTGTTGACGTCGATCGGTCGGCGGCGGCCTTGA
- the LOC125537501 gene encoding uncharacterized protein LOC125537501 isoform X10: protein MVTAAAVQCGQTDGCATAFCASWAASARAEDRTAARRPMAAAAEPRDTVFAAGRCHAGHRPLAAAAAVCYAPGRLIEKDAGPECILGHAGAVVHGRLGVQRWEQPGRRMSPLREEPSRGSLKGPPSRSRTRPPFQPEATDSGQRWMDTWINACPPYQVRCVVDVDRSAAALMA, encoded by the exons ATGGTAACTGCTGCCGCTGTGCAGTGCGGGCAGACCGATGGTTGCGCCACCGCGTTTTGCGCCTCGTGGGCTGCCTCTGCCCGGGCTGAGGACCGCACTGCCGCACGCCGGCCGATGGCCGCCGCCGCGGAGCCGCGAGACACCGTGTTTGCTGCCGGGCGTTGCCATGCCGGGCACCGGCCGTTGGCCGCTGCCGCCGCTGTGTGTTACGCGCCTGGCCGCCTCATCGAAAAAGATGCAGGCCCGGAGTGCATCCTCGGCCACGCCGGGGCCGTGGTCCATGGCCGCCTCGGGGTGCAGCGCTGGGAGCAGCCGGGCCGAAGGATGTCGCCGCTCCGCGAGGAGCCTAGCCGAG GTAGCTTGAAAGGACCCCCTAGTCGGTCACGCACTCGGCCGCCATTTCAGCCTGAAG CCACTGATTCAGGCCAGAGATGGATGGACACCTGGATCAACGCATGCCCGCCCTATCAGGTCCGGTGTGTTGTTGACGTCGATCGGTCGGCGGCGGCCTTGATGGCCTAA
- the LOC125537501 gene encoding uncharacterized protein LOC125537501 isoform X6, translating into MVTAAAVQCGQTDGCATAFCASWAASARAEDRTAARRPMAAAAEPRDTVFAAGRCHAGHRPLAAAAAVCYAPGRLIEKDAGPECILGHAGAVVHGRLGVQRWEQPGRRMSPLREEPSRGKRRPGHGLLPKFALDGIKNDALERLRLCRERLGLMREVEATRPRAVWRPAPPCRSAG; encoded by the exons ATGGTAACTGCTGCCGCTGTGCAGTGCGGGCAGACCGATGGTTGCGCCACCGCGTTTTGCGCCTCGTGGGCTGCCTCTGCCCGGGCTGAGGACCGCACTGCCGCACGCCGGCCGATGGCCGCCGCCGCGGAGCCGCGAGACACCGTGTTTGCTGCCGGGCGTTGCCATGCCGGGCACCGGCCGTTGGCCGCTGCCGCCGCTGTGTGTTACGCGCCTGGCCGCCTCATCGAAAAAGATGCAGGCCCGGAGTGCATCCTCGGCCACGCCGGGGCCGTGGTCCATGGCCGCCTCGGGGTGCAGCGCTGGGAGCAGCCGGGCCGAAGGATGTCGCCGCTCCGCGAGGAGCCTAGCCGAGGTAAACGTCGACCGGGCCATGGGTTGCTGCCGAAGTTTGCTTTGGACGGCATTAAAAACGATGCACTAGAG CGCCTGCGCCTGTGCCGCGAACGCCTCGGGCTGATGCGGGAGGTCGAGGCCACGCGACCACGCGCCGTCTGGAGACCTGCGCCGCCGTGCCGCTCTGCAGGGTGA
- the LOC125537501 gene encoding uncharacterized protein LOC125537501 isoform X7, whose product MVTAAAVQCGQTDGCATAFCASWAASARAEDRTAARRPMAAAAEPRDTVFAAGRCHAGHRPLAAAAAVCYAPGRLIEKDAGPECILGHAGAVVHGRLGVQRWEQPGRRMSPLREEPSRGSLKGPPSRSRTRPPFQPEGTVPKPLIQARDGWTPGSTHARPIRSGVLLTSIGRRRP is encoded by the exons ATGGTAACTGCTGCCGCTGTGCAGTGCGGGCAGACCGATGGTTGCGCCACCGCGTTTTGCGCCTCGTGGGCTGCCTCTGCCCGGGCTGAGGACCGCACTGCCGCACGCCGGCCGATGGCCGCCGCCGCGGAGCCGCGAGACACCGTGTTTGCTGCCGGGCGTTGCCATGCCGGGCACCGGCCGTTGGCCGCTGCCGCCGCTGTGTGTTACGCGCCTGGCCGCCTCATCGAAAAAGATGCAGGCCCGGAGTGCATCCTCGGCCACGCCGGGGCCGTGGTCCATGGCCGCCTCGGGGTGCAGCGCTGGGAGCAGCCGGGCCGAAGGATGTCGCCGCTCCGCGAGGAGCCTAGCCGAG GTAGCTTGAAAGGACCCCCTAGTCGGTCACGCACTCGGCCGCCATTTCAGCCTGAAGGTACAG TGCCAAAGCCACTGATTCAGGCCAGAGATGGATGGACACCTGGATCAACGCATGCCCGCCCTATCAGGTCCGGTGTGTTGTTGACGTCGATCGGTCGGCGGCGGCCTTGA
- the LOC125537501 gene encoding uncharacterized protein LOC125537501 isoform X3 codes for MVTAAAVQCGQTDGCATAFCASWAASARAEDRTAARRPMAAAAEPRDTVFAAGRCHAGHRPLAAAAAVCYAPGRLIEKDAGPECILGHAGAVVHGRLGVQRWEQPGRRMSPLREEPSRDISELIRARVRLRVLVAGSLKGPPSRSRTRPPFQPEGTATDSGQRWMDTWINACPPYQVRCVVDVDRSAAALMA; via the exons ATGGTAACTGCTGCCGCTGTGCAGTGCGGGCAGACCGATGGTTGCGCCACCGCGTTTTGCGCCTCGTGGGCTGCCTCTGCCCGGGCTGAGGACCGCACTGCCGCACGCCGGCCGATGGCCGCCGCCGCGGAGCCGCGAGACACCGTGTTTGCTGCCGGGCGTTGCCATGCCGGGCACCGGCCGTTGGCCGCTGCCGCCGCTGTGTGTTACGCGCCTGGCCGCCTCATCGAAAAAGATGCAGGCCCGGAGTGCATCCTCGGCCACGCCGGGGCCGTGGTCCATGGCCGCCTCGGGGTGCAGCGCTGGGAGCAGCCGGGCCGAAGGATGTCGCCGCTCCGCGAGGAGCCTAGCCGAG ATATTTCCGAGCTGATTCGTGCGCGCGTGCGTCTGCGGGTGCTTGTTGCAGGTAGCTTGAAAGGACCCCCTAGTCGGTCACGCACTCGGCCGCCATTTCAGCCTGAAGGTACAG CCACTGATTCAGGCCAGAGATGGATGGACACCTGGATCAACGCATGCCCGCCCTATCAGGTCCGGTGTGTTGTTGACGTCGATCGGTCGGCGGCGGCCTTGATGGCCTAA
- the LOC125537501 gene encoding uncharacterized protein LOC125537501 isoform X8, with protein sequence MVTAAAVQCGQTDGCATAFCASWAASARAEDRTAARRPMAAAAEPRDTVFAAGRCHAGHRPLAAAAAVCYAPGRLIEKDAGPECILGHAGAVVHGRLGVQRWEQPGRRMSPLREEPSRGSLKGPPSRSRTRPPFQPEGTATDSGQRWMDTWINACPPYQVRCVVDVDRSAAALMA encoded by the exons ATGGTAACTGCTGCCGCTGTGCAGTGCGGGCAGACCGATGGTTGCGCCACCGCGTTTTGCGCCTCGTGGGCTGCCTCTGCCCGGGCTGAGGACCGCACTGCCGCACGCCGGCCGATGGCCGCCGCCGCGGAGCCGCGAGACACCGTGTTTGCTGCCGGGCGTTGCCATGCCGGGCACCGGCCGTTGGCCGCTGCCGCCGCTGTGTGTTACGCGCCTGGCCGCCTCATCGAAAAAGATGCAGGCCCGGAGTGCATCCTCGGCCACGCCGGGGCCGTGGTCCATGGCCGCCTCGGGGTGCAGCGCTGGGAGCAGCCGGGCCGAAGGATGTCGCCGCTCCGCGAGGAGCCTAGCCGAG GTAGCTTGAAAGGACCCCCTAGTCGGTCACGCACTCGGCCGCCATTTCAGCCTGAAGGTACAG CCACTGATTCAGGCCAGAGATGGATGGACACCTGGATCAACGCATGCCCGCCCTATCAGGTCCGGTGTGTTGTTGACGTCGATCGGTCGGCGGCGGCCTTGATGGCCTAA